A window from Phycisphaerae bacterium encodes these proteins:
- a CDS encoding acetate/propionate family kinase yields MIVLVANIGSTSFKFRLFDMDGERELARGGAERIGSDNAAVKVGDKTWAGRIADHGQAIDHCLRLLPDPNVKLDAIGFKAVHGGTTSGAVRVTEEVIRTMTEFFDIAPAHNPPYVAAMKAFAARLPDVPQVAAFETAFHQTIPPSRTTYGVPWEWTQAGVRRYGFHGASHRYIAVRTAELMGRKDLRVISCHVGGSSSICAIENGRSVANSFATTPQSGLIHNNRVGDFDPYALLKVLPAFKLTFEQALQEMAKKGGLLGISGVSNDRRDIEQAAAEGNERARLALDVLVEGVRHYVGAYLAVLNGADLIVFTGGIGENSASFREAVCARMDYAGIKLDSRKNETRGREETISADDSRVRIMVIPTNEELIVARQTRDVLAGGN; encoded by the coding sequence GTGATCGTATTGGTTGCCAATATCGGTAGCACGTCGTTCAAGTTTCGCCTGTTCGATATGGACGGCGAGCGGGAGCTGGCCCGCGGAGGCGCCGAGCGGATCGGCTCGGACAACGCGGCCGTCAAGGTGGGCGACAAGACGTGGGCGGGGCGGATCGCCGACCACGGCCAGGCCATCGACCACTGCCTGAGGTTGCTGCCCGACCCGAACGTCAAGCTCGATGCCATCGGCTTCAAGGCGGTACACGGCGGGACGACTTCGGGGGCGGTTCGCGTCACGGAAGAGGTCATCCGAACGATGACCGAGTTCTTCGACATCGCGCCGGCGCACAACCCGCCGTATGTCGCCGCGATGAAGGCCTTTGCCGCACGGCTGCCGGACGTGCCGCAGGTCGCGGCGTTCGAGACGGCCTTCCACCAGACGATCCCCCCGTCGCGCACCACCTATGGGGTGCCGTGGGAGTGGACGCAGGCCGGCGTGCGGCGGTACGGGTTTCACGGGGCGAGTCATCGGTATATCGCCGTGCGGACCGCTGAGCTGATGGGTCGCAAGGATCTGCGCGTGATTTCTTGTCATGTGGGCGGCAGCAGCTCGATCTGTGCGATCGAGAACGGCAGGAGCGTGGCCAACAGCTTCGCGACGACGCCTCAATCGGGGCTGATTCACAATAACCGGGTGGGCGACTTCGACCCGTACGCGCTGCTCAAAGTATTGCCGGCGTTCAAGCTGACCTTTGAGCAGGCTTTGCAGGAGATGGCTAAGAAAGGCGGTTTGCTCGGCATCAGCGGCGTGAGCAATGATCGTCGCGACATCGAGCAGGCGGCGGCCGAGGGCAACGAACGGGCGAGGTTGGCACTTGATGTTCTCGTCGAGGGCGTGCGGCATTACGTCGGGGCTTATCTGGCGGTGCTCAACGGGGCGGATCTGATCGTCTTCACCGGCGGCATCGGCGAAAACAGCGCCTCTTTTCGTGAGGCCGTTTGTGCCCGAATGGATTACGCGGGGATCAAGCTCGATTCGCGGAAAAACGAGACCCGCGGCAGAGAGGAAACGATTTCAGCGGATGACTCGCGCGTGCGAATCATGGTGATTCCGACAAACGAGGAACTGATCGTGGCCCGGCAGACGCGGGACGTACTGGCGGGCGGCAACTGA
- a CDS encoding BMC domain-containing protein: MSDAIGMVETMGYTGLVEASDAMCKAANVELVKSVQIGGGLVTTIVRGDVGSVKAAVDAGAEAANRVGELMSAHVIARPHEALADVYFK; the protein is encoded by the coding sequence ATGAGCGATGCAATCGGAATGGTAGAGACGATGGGCTACACCGGCCTGGTGGAAGCCTCGGATGCGATGTGCAAGGCTGCCAACGTCGAGCTGGTCAAGAGCGTTCAGATCGGCGGAGGCCTGGTGACGACGATCGTGCGCGGCGACGTCGGCAGCGTAAAGGCCGCGGTGGATGCCGGCGCCGAGGCGGCCAACCGGGTCGGTGAGCTGATGAGTGCCCACGTCATCGCCCGGCCGCATGAAGCGCTGGCGGACGTGTACTTCAAGTAG
- a CDS encoding BMC domain-containing protein: MALEALGMIETKGLVPLIEASDAMMKAANVRLVGYEKVGRGLVTAFIRGDVAAVKSATDAGSAAASKVGEVVSVHVIPRPHDELAGMLPAERNRAK, translated from the coding sequence ATGGCACTTGAAGCACTTGGAATGATCGAGACGAAGGGTCTCGTGCCCCTGATCGAGGCGTCGGACGCGATGATGAAGGCGGCCAACGTCCGACTGGTGGGGTATGAGAAGGTCGGTCGTGGGTTGGTGACCGCGTTCATCCGCGGTGATGTGGCGGCAGTCAAGTCGGCCACGGATGCCGGCTCGGCGGCGGCGAGCAAGGTCGGCGAGGTGGTCAGCGTTCATGTGATCCCCCGGCCGCACGACGAACTGGCAGGCATGTTGCCCGCCGAGAGAAACAGGGCCAAATAA
- a CDS encoding phosphate propanoyltransferase: MSTAMVGGRLDRSVVEGVVRDIVRQRLGLGPGRAGAAKPKLVVNISARHMHVTQKTLEILFGPGAQLTVMRPLYQEGYFASEQTVTIIGPRHRTITNLRILGPVRPEDQIELAFTDGIAMGLDLPVRMSGDIKGTPGCIVLGPKGHIELKEGVIRAQRHVHMHPTDAEYYGVKTGDFMRLRVHGSCPTTFEGIICRVSKDVKLEVHLDTDEGNACDLANAARVELERM; the protein is encoded by the coding sequence ATGAGTACGGCGATGGTGGGCGGCAGGCTTGATCGCTCGGTGGTCGAGGGCGTGGTTCGGGATATCGTCCGGCAGCGGCTGGGTCTGGGGCCCGGGAGGGCGGGTGCCGCCAAACCGAAGCTCGTTGTGAACATCTCGGCGCGGCACATGCACGTGACGCAGAAGACGCTGGAGATTCTCTTCGGGCCTGGGGCGCAGCTTACGGTGATGCGGCCGCTTTATCAGGAAGGGTATTTCGCAAGCGAGCAGACGGTGACGATCATCGGACCTCGGCACCGCACGATCACGAATCTGCGAATCCTGGGGCCGGTGCGGCCTGAAGATCAGATCGAGCTGGCCTTCACCGATGGCATCGCGATGGGTCTGGATCTGCCCGTTCGTATGAGCGGGGACATCAAGGGTACACCCGGTTGCATCGTGCTCGGACCCAAGGGGCATATCGAGCTCAAAGAGGGCGTGATCCGGGCTCAGCGGCACGTCCACATGCATCCGACGGATGCGGAGTACTACGGGGTCAAAACCGGCGACTTCATGCGGCTGAGGGTTCATGGGAGTTGTCCAACGACGTTCGAGGGCATTATCTGTCGCGTGAGCAAGGATGTGAAGCTCGAGGTGCACCTGGACACCGATGAAGGCAACGCGTGCGACCTGGCGAACGCGGCGAGAGTTGAACTGGAGAGAATGTAA
- a CDS encoding DeoR/GlpR family DNA-binding transcription regulator, translating to MTGDERRQQLSEVLARRGYADLSLLVSELGVSESTVRRDLSLLEEEGIVRRTHGGAVFVSDRFVALNYAAREVTAVPEKEAIGRVAAGLLQDGQTILLDGGTTTFQVARNLLSRTMQVVTNSLPIANLLHSAPNIELIFIGGYIYPRTGVALGPYAQQMLSSLHVDAAVMGVAGITEDALYNANVLMVEAELQMMRSAGEVILVADSGKFGKRALVRLGGWEMVDRVVCDSALEGRWQDAVRNAGAELILAGVEEATGVGARSAGAGGQG from the coding sequence ATGACCGGAGACGAGCGACGACAACAGTTATCGGAAGTCTTGGCGCGCCGCGGTTACGCTGATCTGTCGCTATTGGTCAGCGAGCTGGGTGTCTCAGAATCGACGGTTCGGCGCGATTTGTCGTTGCTGGAAGAGGAGGGTATCGTTCGCCGGACGCACGGCGGAGCGGTGTTCGTCAGCGATCGGTTCGTGGCGCTGAATTATGCGGCCCGGGAAGTGACGGCGGTTCCGGAGAAGGAGGCAATCGGCCGTGTGGCCGCCGGCTTGTTGCAGGACGGTCAGACGATTCTCCTTGACGGGGGAACGACGACCTTTCAGGTGGCCCGAAATCTGTTGTCGCGAACGATGCAGGTGGTGACCAACTCGCTGCCAATCGCGAATCTGCTGCACAGTGCGCCGAATATTGAATTGATTTTCATCGGCGGTTACATCTATCCGCGCACGGGTGTGGCGCTGGGGCCGTACGCACAACAGATGCTGTCCTCTCTGCATGTGGATGCGGCCGTCATGGGCGTGGCGGGGATCACGGAGGATGCGCTCTACAATGCCAATGTGCTGATGGTTGAGGCCGAATTGCAGATGATGCGTTCGGCCGGTGAGGTGATACTGGTTGCCGACAGCGGCAAGTTCGGCAAGCGGGCGTTGGTGAGACTGGGCGGTTGGGAAATGGTTGACCGAGTGGTTTGTGACAGCGCGCTGGAAGGCCGGTGGCAGGATGCGGTGCGCAACGCCGGGGCCGAACTGATTCTGGCCGGCGTGGAAGAGGCGACGGGTGTCGGAGCAAGGTCCGCCGGCGCGGGAGGTCAGGGATGA
- a CDS encoding chloride channel protein, which translates to MKTVRLTMLDFREPAARWGIMFLFSAVVGVLAGLAAAGLDYGLREGTRLLIGRFTHIGGAQVFAFRWGILLMPAVGALVSSLFVLLLCRKDSGHYGTDQVIAAFHQHGGHLSLWAPVVKALAAIGVISCGGSAGPEGPIAVLGAGIGSKFARLLSLAPRSRRILLIAGCGGGVGAIFQCPLGGALFAVSVLYREPEFEAECIVPAFVSSVLSYSTFMYFPGFGHHLLQGVNSLGFASPAELLAYAVLGLICGLLAGFFYICLRMVESRRLLSARLSAWLLPTVGGLLVGLTACVLPQIMDSRYQVLQNTLDGKIFLGDSVAGRSAWEWVAFFGFLAMLKCLATALTVGSGSAGGLLGPSVFIGGAAGAFLGALLEACWPGHFPPGSPLRQALVPVGMAGVLSASMRIPLAATVMVTEMTGSYGLIVPLMVTCVTSYVLGRRWGLNPSQVRWSAESPAHAGDLLGRMLESLQVQHLMDRHWRYTVTPSTTLGEMIRQIGSGSRPVFAVREDGRFVGVISVQDISRAISEPGISEIVIAADIMSGHDTTVTPEQSIAEVLEVFQKTDLDVLPVISDDSERRHLGMLNRRAIHEAVRSRLERIREHARREHAGIAAIEQDEQLFQLMLGVSGSRPDVFTRMPVPNEIVGVSIRQAAFQRRYGAQVVAIQNQDGSLQCPPDIDAPLREDQILVVIVSDVRQAEHGTVAGPEMSSHL; encoded by the coding sequence GTGAAGACTGTTCGACTGACCATGCTTGATTTTCGCGAACCCGCGGCGCGCTGGGGGATCATGTTCTTGTTCAGCGCCGTTGTGGGGGTTCTGGCGGGGTTGGCGGCGGCGGGACTGGACTACGGGCTGCGAGAAGGAACGCGGCTGCTCATCGGCCGGTTCACACACATTGGCGGAGCCCAGGTTTTCGCTTTTCGATGGGGCATTCTGTTGATGCCCGCGGTCGGCGCTCTGGTGAGCAGCCTGTTCGTCCTTCTTCTATGCCGGAAGGATTCCGGGCACTACGGAACCGACCAGGTCATCGCCGCTTTTCATCAGCACGGCGGACATCTTTCTCTCTGGGCACCGGTCGTCAAAGCCCTTGCGGCGATTGGTGTGATATCCTGCGGGGGCTCGGCGGGTCCGGAAGGTCCTATCGCCGTTCTCGGAGCGGGCATCGGGTCGAAGTTCGCGAGGCTCTTGTCGCTGGCGCCGCGTTCCCGGCGAATCCTGCTGATTGCCGGCTGCGGCGGCGGGGTGGGGGCCATTTTTCAGTGCCCGTTGGGCGGGGCACTGTTTGCGGTGAGCGTTCTCTATCGTGAGCCGGAGTTCGAGGCGGAATGCATTGTTCCGGCCTTCGTCTCCTCTGTTTTGAGCTACTCAACGTTCATGTATTTTCCCGGCTTTGGGCATCATCTGTTGCAGGGCGTAAACTCTCTGGGATTTGCGTCCCCGGCCGAATTGCTGGCTTACGCTGTTTTGGGCTTGATATGCGGCCTGCTGGCCGGGTTCTTCTACATTTGCCTGCGGATGGTCGAGTCACGACGGTTGCTTTCCGCCCGTCTGTCCGCATGGTTGTTGCCGACCGTCGGCGGGTTGCTGGTGGGATTGACTGCCTGTGTGCTGCCTCAGATCATGGACAGCCGTTACCAGGTCCTGCAAAACACTCTCGACGGCAAAATCTTTCTGGGCGATTCCGTGGCCGGGCGCTCGGCCTGGGAATGGGTCGCGTTCTTCGGGTTCCTGGCCATGCTGAAGTGCCTGGCGACGGCGTTGACCGTGGGTTCGGGCAGCGCCGGCGGCTTGCTGGGACCGAGCGTCTTCATCGGCGGCGCCGCAGGGGCCTTTCTGGGTGCGCTGCTCGAGGCGTGTTGGCCGGGACATTTTCCACCCGGTTCCCCGCTCAGGCAGGCCCTGGTACCTGTCGGCATGGCAGGCGTGTTGTCGGCGTCGATGCGGATCCCGCTGGCGGCGACCGTGATGGTTACTGAAATGACCGGCAGTTACGGCCTGATTGTCCCGCTGATGGTGACCTGTGTGACGTCCTATGTGCTTGGCCGCCGGTGGGGTCTCAACCCGTCGCAAGTTCGCTGGTCGGCCGAATCACCCGCCCATGCCGGCGACCTGCTCGGACGCATGCTCGAATCTCTGCAAGTGCAGCATCTCATGGACCGTCACTGGCGGTACACGGTAACACCTTCGACGACGTTGGGCGAGATGATCCGGCAAATCGGCAGCGGCTCGCGGCCGGTATTCGCCGTGAGAGAAGACGGACGATTCGTCGGGGTGATCTCCGTACAGGACATCAGCCGGGCGATCTCCGAGCCGGGTATCTCAGAGATCGTCATCGCGGCCGACATCATGAGCGGGCACGACACCACGGTTACCCCTGAGCAGAGCATTGCCGAAGTTCTTGAGGTGTTCCAGAAAACGGATCTCGACGTGTTGCCGGTGATCTCCGACGATTCTGAACGCCGGCATCTCGGAATGCTCAACAGGCGGGCGATTCACGAGGCGGTCCGCAGCCGCCTGGAGCGGATTCGCGAACACGCGCGGCGCGAGCACGCGGGCATCGCCGCGATCGAGCAGGACGAGCAGTTGTTCCAGTTGATGCTGGGGGTCTCGGGTTCTCGTCCGGATGTCTTCACCCGCATGCCCGTGCCCAACGAGATTGTGGGGGTATCCATCAGGCAAGCGGCGTTTCAACGTCGCTACGGAGCTCAGGTGGTTGCCATTCAGAACCAGGATGGCTCGCTCCAGTGTCCGCCGGACATCGATGCGCCTTTGCGCGAAGACCAGATTCTGGTGGTGATTGTCTCCGACGTCCGACAAGCTGAACACGGCACTGTCGCGGGGCCGGAAATGTCGAGCCATCTGTAG
- a CDS encoding HAMP domain-containing sensor histidine kinase: protein MPIEQAELVDRLRWFVQLRWIFGVVALAAATLLLRIPLGRVHAPMLVGISVAILCYNWLFWFLEGWLSRHRPEAHARYAEVAASLQIVLDLVALTFVLHASGGVGNPFCLFYVFHMVIATLLLRMRHVFLLAGLAIFLFTSLALLEMRGWVPHHSLFGLEEAYKSPRYVAITLVAFASAMLTAVYIGTSIAGRLREREHEILRLERQLADYARELERTNQELVRADEEKTRYFRKVSHDLKSPLAAQQSLLRALLIQMEKSDPQSAARVERAIARGDELLALLNDLLLLSQAKDVVRGPRHEWIDPGDRLRAVIDAQALAAKEKGLDFFEEMETPLPAICAEPGTLLTLAENLLSNAIKYTPKGGSVTFSLFSRDEHLIMVVKDTGIGVAKEDLPKIGRQFFRTSQARESGSPGTGLGLAIVRSMVEAMHGRFDFQSELGAGTTVTVALPLSHPEALREVEPFCRLEERRADEGTVASRERV from the coding sequence ATGCCCATTGAACAGGCGGAGCTGGTGGACCGCTTGCGATGGTTCGTCCAGCTTCGATGGATCTTTGGGGTGGTCGCTCTTGCCGCCGCGACGTTGTTATTGCGGATACCTTTGGGGCGGGTTCATGCCCCGATGCTCGTGGGTATCAGCGTCGCGATCTTGTGCTACAACTGGCTGTTCTGGTTCCTCGAAGGGTGGCTGAGCCGTCACCGACCGGAAGCCCACGCCCGGTATGCCGAGGTTGCGGCGTCCTTGCAGATCGTCCTCGACCTGGTCGCCCTGACTTTCGTGCTTCACGCCAGCGGCGGGGTTGGGAACCCCTTCTGCCTGTTTTACGTCTTCCACATGGTGATCGCCACTCTGCTTCTGCGGATGCGGCACGTCTTCCTGCTGGCGGGTCTGGCGATCTTTCTGTTCACGTCGCTGGCGCTGCTGGAGATGCGCGGCTGGGTGCCGCATCACAGCCTGTTCGGGCTGGAGGAGGCATACAAGAGCCCGAGGTATGTTGCGATTACTCTTGTCGCGTTTGCCAGCGCGATGCTGACCGCCGTGTACATCGGAACGTCGATTGCCGGGCGGCTTCGCGAGCGGGAGCACGAGATCCTCAGGCTGGAACGGCAACTCGCGGACTACGCACGGGAGCTTGAACGCACCAACCAGGAGCTGGTCAGGGCAGATGAGGAGAAGACGCGGTATTTCCGGAAGGTGTCTCACGACCTGAAGTCGCCGCTGGCCGCGCAGCAGAGCCTGCTTCGGGCGCTGCTGATTCAGATGGAGAAGTCGGATCCGCAATCGGCCGCACGTGTGGAGAGGGCCATTGCTCGGGGAGACGAGCTGTTGGCTCTGCTCAACGACCTCTTGCTGCTGTCCCAAGCCAAGGATGTGGTTCGCGGCCCGCGGCACGAGTGGATCGATCCGGGTGATCGTCTTCGGGCCGTGATCGATGCCCAGGCGCTGGCCGCGAAGGAAAAAGGATTGGACTTCTTTGAGGAGATGGAAACGCCCTTGCCGGCGATTTGCGCCGAGCCTGGGACGCTTCTTACGCTGGCCGAGAACTTGCTGTCGAACGCGATTAAGTATACCCCAAAAGGCGGGAGTGTAACGTTTTCCCTGTTCAGCAGGGATGAGCATCTGATCATGGTGGTGAAAGACACCGGGATCGGCGTGGCTAAGGAGGACCTGCCGAAAATCGGCCGGCAGTTCTTTCGTACCAGCCAAGCCCGTGAGTCGGGCTCGCCGGGTACCGGTCTGGGGCTGGCGATCGTGCGGTCGATGGTCGAGGCCATGCACGGCCGCTTCGATTTCCAGAGCGAACTGGGCGCCGGCACAACGGTGACCGTTGCGTTGCCGCTGTCGCATCCTGAGGCGCTGAGGGAAGTCGAGCCGTTCTGCCGCCTTGAGGAGCGTCGCGCCGATGAGGGGACAGTCGCGTCGCGAGAACGAGTGTGA
- the pulA gene encoding type I pullulanase, whose product MRLTTRLPRTKRMCPEMVLATLDAECLIGLRFRRRMRVAECRPERFRLIGDDGRVIGIRSTQARRPLRGRSSRYLLETERPVDFRGCSWVIHSEVFGRTPLRMGGLLQDPALFYDPSTVLGASWMPEATTFRVFAPTAAAVRVVVADSPSGDHNRRLHDMQPCSYGIWEVTIPGNLRNKYYAYVLEGPGFDPAREITDIYATCTQGRSPRSLIVDLLETDPPGFRNHESPELAHPADAVIYEMHVRDFTIAAGSGVRYKGKYLGLTECGTHLPDDPTVCTGLDHLCELGVTHVQLMPVADFDNDETDADPYDWGYMPSYFNSPDGWYATSRQGTARIIELKRAIQAFHERGIGVILDVVYNHTSPCASFERLVPDYYYRMTCHGRFSNGSGCGNEFRSESPMARRFLLDSLKYWVREYRVDGFRFDLMGLIDRKTMLRIKTELEAIRPGILIYGEPWAAGPTPLRPLTDRWRLQNTGIGAFNDGIRNAIKGDVNGTEPGFIQTGEHIEDLRHALEGSIHLNTVNPSETINYFECHDNLTTWDKLALSVPHETDETRRRMMRLAALILFCSQGIAFMHSGQEFCRTKRGSHNSYNLPDEINRTDWSLKKTYADVWAYHRGMIAIRRRHPVLRLPTRQAIEQRVSFNEPPHPKCVVCHLDGSGLKGESAEEMLILLNGHHEPVEFRLPSGKWSVLADAARAGAEPFGTAGERATLPPHSGMLLSL is encoded by the coding sequence ATGAGGCTTACGACGCGCCTGCCGAGGACCAAGCGAATGTGTCCGGAGATGGTGCTGGCAACACTGGATGCCGAATGTCTGATCGGCCTGCGGTTTCGGCGAAGAATGCGGGTTGCCGAGTGTCGACCGGAGCGTTTCCGGCTCATCGGAGACGACGGCCGGGTCATCGGCATTCGTTCGACACAGGCTCGCCGACCGCTCCGCGGCAGGTCCTCCCGCTACCTTCTTGAAACCGAGCGTCCCGTCGATTTCCGCGGCTGCTCCTGGGTGATTCACTCCGAGGTCTTCGGCCGGACGCCGCTTCGCATGGGCGGGCTGCTGCAAGACCCCGCTCTGTTCTATGACCCAAGCACCGTGCTGGGAGCCTCCTGGATGCCCGAGGCCACAACCTTCCGCGTTTTTGCCCCGACGGCAGCGGCCGTGCGGGTAGTTGTGGCCGATTCCCCCAGCGGCGATCACAACCGGCGCCTGCACGACATGCAGCCTTGTTCTTACGGCATCTGGGAAGTCACCATCCCAGGTAATCTGCGAAACAAGTATTACGCATACGTGCTGGAAGGTCCGGGCTTTGATCCGGCTCGTGAAATCACAGATATCTACGCCACCTGCACTCAGGGCCGCAGCCCGCGATCACTGATCGTGGACCTCCTGGAAACCGACCCACCCGGCTTTCGTAACCACGAGTCGCCGGAGTTGGCCCACCCCGCCGACGCGGTCATCTATGAAATGCATGTTCGCGATTTCACCATCGCGGCCGGTTCGGGCGTGCGTTACAAGGGCAAGTACCTCGGCCTGACGGAATGCGGCACCCATCTGCCGGACGACCCGACCGTGTGCACGGGGCTCGACCACCTCTGCGAACTCGGCGTCACGCACGTGCAGCTTATGCCCGTTGCGGATTTCGACAATGACGAGACGGATGCCGACCCGTACGACTGGGGCTACATGCCGTCTTATTTCAACTCACCCGACGGCTGGTACGCCACGTCTCGCCAAGGAACCGCACGCATCATCGAACTCAAACGCGCCATTCAGGCCTTCCACGAGCGAGGAATCGGCGTGATCCTCGACGTGGTCTACAACCACACGTCGCCGTGCGCGAGCTTCGAGCGGCTGGTGCCCGACTACTACTACCGCATGACCTGCCACGGGCGATTCTCCAACGGCTCGGGCTGCGGCAACGAGTTCCGCAGCGAAAGCCCAATGGCTCGGCGGTTCCTGCTCGATTCGCTCAAGTACTGGGTTCGCGAATACCGCGTGGACGGCTTTCGGTTCGACCTGATGGGCCTGATCGATCGCAAGACGATGTTGCGGATCAAGACCGAGTTGGAGGCCATCAGGCCGGGAATCCTGATTTACGGCGAACCCTGGGCCGCCGGCCCAACACCGCTTCGTCCCTTGACGGACCGCTGGCGTCTTCAGAACACCGGCATCGGCGCCTTTAACGACGGCATTCGCAACGCGATCAAAGGCGACGTCAACGGCACCGAGCCCGGATTCATCCAGACAGGTGAACATATCGAAGACCTTCGGCACGCCCTCGAAGGCTCGATCCACTTGAACACCGTGAACCCGTCCGAAACGATCAACTATTTCGAGTGCCACGACAATCTGACCACATGGGACAAGCTGGCCCTGAGCGTTCCCCACGAAACCGACGAAACCCGCCGACGCATGATGCGGCTTGCCGCTCTGATTCTGTTTTGCTCACAAGGCATCGCCTTCATGCACAGCGGCCAGGAGTTCTGCCGGACCAAGCGGGGATCACACAACAGCTACAACCTGCCCGATGAAATCAACCGGACCGACTGGTCGCTCAAGAAAACGTACGCGGATGTCTGGGCATATCATCGCGGCATGATCGCCATACGCCGCCGCCATCCGGTCCTACGGCTTCCAACGCGCCAGGCAATCGAACAACGCGTCAGCTTCAATGAACCGCCCCATCCGAAATGTGTTGTCTGTCATCTGGATGGCAGCGGCCTGAAAGGCGAGTCGGCGGAAGAAATGCTGATCCTGCTCAACGGCCACCATGAGCCGGTTGAATTCCGCCTTCCCTCAGGCAAGTGGAGCGTTCTGGCGGACGCGGCGCGGGCCGGCGCAGAGCCCTTCGGCACGGCCGGCGAGCGCGCGACGCTGCCGCCGCATTCGGGGATGCTGCTGAGTCTGTAA
- a CDS encoding DHH family phosphoesterase — protein MTVAGAKRSDHLLKVLSGYQHVLVLTHDNPDPDAIASGWAVAALVRAKAALPVRFVAGGAIFRAENRRMVELLEPPLEFVEQIEVPEGTATVLVDAEPHAVNHLLGEAGLPTAVIDHHQHEGRRPRLPFCDIRPKVVASATIAAHYLREQHIDPGPALATALTYAIRTDATGLRGFSAADHRAMRWLSLRADHQKLTDIENAPLQPDYYADLLLAMQNTFLYEDVALCFLPRAGGSEIIAEVADLLIRHRDLTRVMVGGVVNGDLLVSVRSKVGAGDASDLVARSLEGLGHGGGHCQRAGGKVPGMARGERVSEDLQSMLRNRWLGVCGVDAQRGMRLVPKREILENL, from the coding sequence ATGACCGTCGCTGGAGCCAAACGTTCCGATCACCTGTTGAAAGTGTTGTCGGGCTACCAGCACGTTCTTGTGCTGACCCACGACAACCCCGACCCTGACGCGATCGCCAGTGGTTGGGCAGTTGCTGCATTGGTTCGTGCGAAGGCGGCGCTGCCGGTCCGATTCGTCGCCGGGGGTGCGATCTTCAGAGCCGAGAACCGGCGAATGGTGGAGTTGCTTGAGCCTCCGCTTGAGTTTGTGGAGCAGATCGAAGTGCCCGAGGGCACGGCCACGGTCCTGGTCGACGCCGAACCGCACGCGGTCAATCATCTTTTGGGCGAGGCCGGTCTCCCGACGGCGGTGATCGATCACCATCAACACGAGGGCCGACGGCCGCGACTGCCATTCTGCGACATCAGGCCCAAGGTCGTTGCCTCGGCCACCATCGCGGCGCACTACTTGCGGGAACAACATATTGATCCCGGCCCTGCGTTGGCGACCGCTCTGACCTATGCCATCCGGACCGACGCCACGGGCTTGCGGGGTTTTTCGGCCGCCGATCACCGGGCCATGCGTTGGTTGAGTTTGCGCGCCGACCATCAGAAACTCACCGACATCGAGAATGCTCCGCTGCAGCCCGATTACTACGCCGATCTTCTGCTGGCCATGCAGAATACCTTTCTCTACGAGGACGTGGCACTGTGTTTTCTGCCGCGGGCCGGCGGCTCGGAGATCATTGCCGAAGTGGCCGACCTGCTGATTCGACACCGCGACCTGACCCGGGTGATGGTGGGCGGCGTGGTCAACGGCGATCTGCTGGTGTCGGTTCGGTCCAAAGTCGGTGCGGGCGATGCCAGCGATTTGGTCGCAAGGTCTCTCGAGGGGCTCGGGCATGGCGGGGGACACTGCCAGCGGGCCGGCGGCAAGGTTCCCGGCATGGCGCGCGGGGAGCGGGTCAGTGAAGATCTTCAGAGTATGTTGCGAAACCGCTGGCTTGGCGTCTGCGGCGTCGATGCCCAGCGCGGCATGAGGCTGGTCCCCAAGCGAGAGATCCTCGAGAACCTGTAG
- a CDS encoding DUF4190 domain-containing protein: MADQPTMTPQMQTSYNTSPKVGMAVAALVCGILGFCFPPLGLVGLILGIIAVIRASSDPVRHGGKGMAIGGICTGGVSLVFMVFIGPMMAAILLPSFARARELAKRTACQANMRPLSMAFLNYTVENNGAFPDDPAKALARAGISAKNLECPSSGGQSNYRYVPGWSTKNGANKPLVYEPIANHGDEGGNVLFLDGHAEWVEKTRWAKVVGPYEDKSVPISPP, from the coding sequence ATGGCAGATCAACCGACGATGACCCCTCAGATGCAGACCTCGTACAACACGTCGCCCAAAGTGGGAATGGCCGTCGCCGCGCTGGTGTGCGGCATTTTGGGCTTTTGCTTCCCGCCCCTGGGGCTGGTGGGGCTGATTCTTGGCATTATCGCGGTGATCAGGGCGAGCAGCGATCCCGTTCGTCACGGTGGCAAGGGGATGGCCATCGGCGGCATCTGCACCGGTGGCGTCTCGCTGGTCTTCATGGTCTTCATAGGCCCGATGATGGCGGCGATCCTGTTGCCGTCTTTTGCCCGGGCTCGTGAGTTGGCCAAACGCACCGCTTGCCAGGCGAACATGCGACCTCTGAGCATGGCCTTCCTGAACTACACCGTCGAAAACAACGGCGCTTTTCCGGACGACCCCGCCAAGGCGCTGGCACGTGCCGGCATATCAGCCAAGAACCTGGAGTGTCCGAGCAGCGGAGGACAGTCCAACTACCGCTATGTTCCCGGGTGGTCCACAAAAAACGGGGCGAACAAGCCGCTGGTTTACGAACCGATCGCGAACCATGGCGACGAGGGGGGCAACGTGCTGTTCCTCGATGGGCATGCCGAGTGGGTGGAGAAGACTCGCTGGGCCAAGGTGGTGGGGCCTTACGAGGATAAGTCCGTTCCAATCTCTCCGCCGTGA